A single genomic interval of Cupriavidus sp. MP-37 harbors:
- the gcl gene encoding glyoxylate carboligase produces the protein MAKMRAIDAAIAVLEKEGVTTAFGVPGAAINPFYSAMRKSGNINHVLARHVEGASHMAEGYTRAEPGNIGVCVGTSGPAGTDMITGLYSAWADSIPILCITGQAPRARLYKEDFQAVDIESIAKPVTKWAVTVREPALVPQVFQQAFHIMRSGRPGPVLIDLPFDVQVAEIEFDPDTYQSLQPYKPAASRAQIEKAIAMLNAAERPLIVCGGGVINADASELLVEFAELVNVPVVPTLMGWGVLADDHPLQAGMVGLQTSHRYGNATLLASDFVMGIGNRWANRHTGSVDVYTKGRKFVHVDIEPTQIGRVFGPDLGIVSDAKAALELFVEVAREMKMAGRLPCRKSWVADVQKRRRTMQRKSDFDNVPVKPQRVYREMNQYFPRDVRYVSTIGLSQIAAAQFLSVNQPRHWINCGQAGPLGWTIPAAIGVKTASPDSDVVAISGDYDFQFMIEELAVAAQFKVPYIHVVVNNSYLGLIRQAQRNFEMDYCVQLAFDNVNAPELNGYGVDHVKVVEGLGCKAIRVFKPEDIAPAFAEARDLMAEFSVPVVVEVILERVTNIAMGTEIDNINEFEPIEDLEDIEEAILKEEVETA, from the coding sequence ATGGCAAAGATGAGAGCAATCGACGCGGCAATCGCCGTGCTGGAGAAGGAAGGCGTGACCACCGCGTTCGGCGTGCCGGGCGCGGCGATCAACCCGTTCTACTCGGCAATGCGCAAGTCGGGCAACATCAACCACGTGCTGGCCCGCCACGTCGAGGGCGCCTCGCACATGGCCGAAGGCTACACCCGTGCCGAGCCGGGCAATATCGGCGTCTGCGTCGGCACCTCGGGCCCCGCCGGCACCGACATGATCACCGGCCTGTACTCGGCCTGGGCGGATTCGATCCCCATCCTCTGCATCACCGGCCAGGCCCCGCGCGCGCGCCTGTACAAGGAAGACTTCCAGGCCGTCGACATCGAATCGATCGCCAAGCCCGTGACCAAGTGGGCCGTGACCGTGCGCGAGCCGGCGCTGGTGCCGCAGGTGTTCCAGCAGGCCTTCCACATCATGCGCTCGGGCCGCCCGGGTCCGGTGCTGATCGACCTGCCGTTCGACGTGCAGGTCGCCGAGATCGAATTCGATCCCGACACCTACCAGTCGCTGCAGCCGTACAAGCCGGCCGCCTCGCGCGCCCAGATCGAGAAGGCCATCGCCATGCTGAACGCGGCCGAGCGCCCGCTGATCGTGTGCGGCGGCGGCGTGATCAACGCCGATGCGTCGGAACTGCTGGTCGAGTTCGCCGAGCTGGTCAACGTGCCGGTGGTGCCGACCCTGATGGGCTGGGGCGTGCTGGCCGACGACCACCCGCTGCAAGCCGGCATGGTCGGGCTGCAGACCTCGCACCGCTACGGCAACGCCACGCTGCTGGCCTCGGACTTCGTGATGGGCATCGGCAACCGCTGGGCCAACCGCCACACCGGCAGCGTCGACGTCTACACCAAGGGCCGCAAGTTCGTGCACGTCGATATCGAGCCCACCCAGATCGGCCGCGTGTTCGGCCCGGACCTTGGCATCGTCTCCGACGCCAAGGCCGCGCTGGAGCTGTTCGTCGAAGTCGCGCGCGAAATGAAGATGGCCGGCCGCCTGCCGTGCCGCAAGAGCTGGGTCGCCGACGTGCAGAAGCGCCGCCGCACCATGCAGCGCAAGAGCGACTTCGACAACGTCCCGGTCAAGCCGCAGCGCGTGTACCGCGAGATGAACCAGTACTTCCCGCGCGACGTGCGCTACGTCAGCACCATCGGCCTGTCGCAGATCGCCGCGGCCCAGTTCCTGTCGGTCAACCAGCCGCGCCACTGGATCAACTGCGGCCAGGCCGGCCCGCTGGGCTGGACCATCCCGGCCGCGATCGGGGTGAAGACCGCCTCGCCGGATTCGGATGTGGTGGCGATCTCGGGCGACTACGACTTCCAGTTCATGATCGAAGAGCTGGCCGTGGCCGCGCAGTTCAAGGTGCCGTACATCCACGTGGTGGTGAACAACTCCTACCTCGGCCTGATCCGCCAGGCGCAGCGCAACTTCGAGATGGACTACTGCGTGCAGCTCGCGTTCGACAACGTCAACGCGCCCGAGCTGAACGGCTATGGCGTGGACCACGTCAAGGTGGTCGAGGGCCTGGGCTGCAAGGCGATCCGCGTGTTCAAGCCGGAAGACATCGCCCCGGCCTTCGCCGAAGCGCGTGACCTGATGGCCGAGTTCTCGGTGCCGGTGGTGGTCGAGGTGATCCTGGAGCGCGTGACCAATATCGCGATGGGCACCGAGATCGACAACATCAACGAGTTCGAGCCGATCGAAGACCTCGAGGACATCGAGGAAGCGATCCTGAAGGAAGAAGTGGAAACGGCGTAA
- the hyi gene encoding hydroxypyruvate isomerase: MTKLAANLTMLFNEAGFLDRFEAAARAGFRGVEFLFPYAFHADQIADRLNRFQLDLVLHNLPAGKWDAGERGIACHPDRVGEFQDGVGEAIKYAKVLGVRQLNCLVGILPQNVKREQAQETLVENLRFAAGALAAEHIDLLVEPINTFDIPGFFLSRTQQALDLITQVNAPNLYVQYDIYHMQRMEGEIANTIKANLPKIKHIQLADNPGRNEPGTGELNYQYLFKFLDEIGYTGWIGCEYKPKTTTEAGLGWRAAHGVQ; encoded by the coding sequence ATGACGAAACTTGCGGCCAATCTCACCATGCTGTTCAACGAAGCGGGTTTTCTCGACCGCTTCGAAGCCGCCGCGCGCGCGGGTTTCCGCGGCGTGGAATTCCTGTTTCCCTATGCGTTCCACGCGGACCAGATCGCTGACCGCCTGAACCGCTTCCAGCTCGACCTGGTGCTGCACAACCTGCCCGCCGGCAAGTGGGATGCGGGCGAGCGCGGCATTGCCTGCCACCCGGACCGCGTCGGCGAGTTCCAGGACGGCGTCGGCGAAGCCATCAAGTACGCCAAGGTGCTGGGCGTGCGCCAGCTGAACTGCCTGGTCGGCATCCTGCCGCAGAACGTCAAGCGCGAGCAGGCGCAGGAAACGCTGGTGGAAAACCTGCGCTTCGCCGCCGGCGCGCTGGCCGCCGAGCATATCGACCTGCTGGTCGAGCCGATCAACACCTTCGACATCCCCGGTTTCTTCCTGTCGCGCACGCAGCAGGCGCTGGACCTGATCACCCAGGTCAACGCGCCCAACCTGTACGTGCAGTACGACATCTATCACATGCAGCGGATGGAAGGCGAGATCGCCAACACCATCAAGGCCAACCTGCCGAAGATCAAGCATATCCAGCTGGCCGACAACCCGGGCCGCAACGAGCCGGGCACGGGCGAGCTGAACTACCAGTACCTGTTCAAGTTCCTGGACGAGATCGGCTACACCGGCTGGATCGGCTGCGAGTACAAGCCGAAGACGACGACCGAAGCCGGGCTGGGCTGGCGCGCCGCGCACGGGGTGCAGTAA
- the glxR gene encoding 2-hydroxy-3-oxopropionate reductase gives MASTRNVGFIGLGIMGAPMAGHLRAAGHTLFVHDVNPAPQALVDAGVTVCTSAEEVAKRADIIIIMVPDTPHVEAVLFSEKGVAAAFKAAGKEASYSKIVVDMSSISPIATKDFAARINKLGASYLDAPVSGGEVGAKAASLTIMVGGPQEAFDQVKPLFELMGKNITLVGGNGDGQTTKVANQIIVALNIQAVSEALLFASKAGADPAKVREALMGGFAASRILEVHGERMVKRTFDPGFRIELHQKDLNLALQGAKALGVALPNTATAQELFNTCSANGLGKQDHSALCRAIEIMSNHQIANAK, from the coding sequence ATGGCATCCACTCGCAACGTCGGCTTCATCGGCCTGGGCATCATGGGCGCACCGATGGCGGGCCACCTGCGCGCCGCCGGCCACACCCTGTTCGTGCATGACGTCAACCCGGCCCCGCAGGCGCTGGTCGATGCAGGCGTGACCGTCTGCACCAGCGCCGAGGAAGTCGCCAAGCGTGCCGACATCATCATCATCATGGTGCCGGACACGCCGCACGTGGAAGCGGTGCTGTTCAGCGAGAAGGGCGTCGCCGCCGCGTTCAAGGCTGCCGGCAAGGAAGCCAGCTACAGCAAGATCGTGGTGGACATGAGCTCGATCTCGCCGATCGCCACCAAGGACTTCGCCGCGCGCATCAACAAGCTGGGCGCTTCGTACCTGGACGCGCCGGTGTCGGGCGGTGAAGTGGGCGCCAAGGCCGCGTCGCTGACGATCATGGTCGGCGGCCCGCAGGAGGCCTTCGACCAGGTCAAGCCGCTGTTCGAGCTGATGGGCAAGAACATCACGCTGGTCGGCGGCAACGGCGACGGCCAGACCACCAAGGTGGCCAACCAGATCATCGTCGCGCTGAACATCCAGGCCGTGTCCGAAGCGCTGCTGTTCGCCTCCAAGGCCGGCGCCGATCCGGCCAAGGTGCGCGAGGCGCTGATGGGCGGCTTCGCCGCGTCGCGCATCCTGGAAGTGCACGGCGAGCGCATGGTCAAGCGCACCTTCGATCCGGGCTTCCGCATCGAGCTGCACCAGAAGGACCTGAACCTGGCGCTGCAGGGCGCCAAGGCGCTGGGCGTGGCGCTGCCCAACACCGCCACCGCGCAGGAGCTGTTCAATACCTGCTCGGCCAACGGCCTCGGCAAGCAGGACCACTCGGCCCTGTGCCGCGCGATCGAGATCATGTCGAACCACCAGATCGCCAACGCCAAGTAA